A window of Fragaria vesca subsp. vesca linkage group LG7, FraVesHawaii_1.0, whole genome shotgun sequence contains these coding sequences:
- the LOC101305321 gene encoding receptor-like protein kinase THESEUS 1-like has product MGYSDGLLLICILCVSSLSSIVYASFHPQDRFFIDCGGSNALVLDDGRVFEPESGNPHVTLSSHTHDVVSVIDEKALSKSNRSVLYSTAQVFRVTSTYSFRTKQIGRHWIRLHLYPIQNPHFNLKSAVFSVVANGITLLHGFSFSKVRKVSRLVKEYVVEVDGKDSKKLVLTFSPWNGSVAFINAIEVVSVPGEQFPSTNITAVPLEPGIEIPSHVAFETAYRINMGGPHITPKNDTLWRTWEPDQAFLVNAASARNVTANPRSIKYPDGVSVEIAPNWVYATAQEMADANVLNQKFNISWGFKVENGFSYLIRLHFCDIVSTSLNNLLFNVYVNQLSALDCFDISSRTMSLSAAYFIDFVTNVSMGSDRILVQIGPPMLTGLSSNAILNGLEIMKMSNSRDSLDVNLPGEYYTDLKSPVGKKKWMMLAVCSSSAGFVVFVILSTAFYLYLRRIHQKKKNTHCSSSTWLPLPTHVGLSDSKVSIDSSSSTSPSLGLGRVFAFSDISEATNNFDKKLVLGVGGFGMVYRGVLENGSVVAVKRGNPRSQQGLTEFRTEIEMLSKMRHRHLVSLIGYCEELNEMILVYEFMAGGPLRKHLYGSDFPSLTWKQRLEICIGAAKGLHYLHTGAAETIIHRDVKSTNILLDENLTAKVADFGLSKLGPTLNQTHVSTAVKGSFGYLDPDYYRRQQLTEKSDVYSFGVVLLEVLCARPAISPSLPREEVNIAEWAMNFQKKGRLEKIMDRNLVGSVNLESLRKFGETAEKCLLEYGVERPTMGDVLWNLEYALQLQEASIQFTASAANSANYISDIPEWLPQIEIGNGDGHDHSDQESDTTSSAVFSELEDPRGR; this is encoded by the coding sequence ATGGGTTACTCAGATGGGTTGTTATTGATATGCATTCTCTGTGTTTCATCATTGTCATCAATTGTATATGCTTCTTTTCATCCTCAAGATAGATTTTTCATTGATTGTGGGGGGAGCAATGCATTGGTTCTTGATGATGGCCGTGTTTTTGAGCCTGAATCTGGGAACCCACATGTTACTTTATCTTCACATACCCACGATGTAGTTTCAGTGATTGATGAGAAAGCTTTGTCGAAGTCAAACCGGTCTGTTCTGTATAGCACTGCCCAGGTTTTTAGAGTAACTTCAACTTATAGCTTTAGAACTAAGCAGATTGGCCGCCATTGGATAAGATTGCATTTGTACCCAATTCAGAACCCACATTTCAACTTGAAGTCTGCAGTCTTTTCTGTAGTGGCTAATGGAATCACCCTGCTTCATGGGTTTTCATTTTCGAAAGTACGCAAAGTCTCTAGGCTTGTTAAGGAGTATGTAGTTGAAGTGGATGGAAAAGATTCTAAGAAATTGGTACTGACATTTTCACCTTGGAATGGTTCAGTTGCATTCATCAATGCGATAGAGGTTGTTTCAGTGCCAGGTGAGCAATTCCCTAGCACCAATATAACGGCTGTTCCATTAGAGCCTGGTATAGAGATTCCTAGTCATGTAGCTTTTGAGACAGCGTATAGGATCAACATGGGAGGTCCACATATAACACCCAAGAATGACACATTGTGGAGGACATGGGAACCAGATCAGGCTTTTCTTGTCAATGCTGCATCTGCGAGAAATGTCACAGCCAATCCACGCTCAATCAAGTACCCTGATGGAGTTTCAGTCGAAATTGCACCAAATTGGGTTTATGCCACAGCTCAGGAAATGGCAGATGCAAATGTGTTGAATCAGAAATTTAACATATCATGGGGATTTAAAGTTGAAAATGGCTTCAGCTATCTTATTAGGCTGCATTTCTGTGACATTGTAAGTACATCTCTAAATAATTTGCTGTTCAATGTGTATGTCAATCAACTATCTGCTCTAGACTGTTTTGATATCTCAAGCAGGACAATGTCATTGTCAGCAGCTTACTTCATAGACTTTGTGACAAATGTGTCAATGGGATCAGACCGGATTTTGGTTCAGATTGGTCCTCCCATGCTAACAGGCCTCTCATCCAATGCAATCTTGAATGGTTTGGAGATTATGAAAATGAGCAACTCTAGAGACAGCCTTGATGTAAATCTTCCAGGGGAGTATTATACGGATTTGAAATCCCCTGTAGGCAAGAAAAAGTGGATGATGCTGGCAGTTTGTTCTTCTTCAGCAGGATTCGTAGTCTTTGTGATTTTGTCAACTGCTTTCTATCTGTATCTGCGTCGAATCCATCAAAAGAAGAAAAATACTCACTGCTCAAGTTCAACATGGCTGCCACTTCCTACTCATGTAGGACTGTCTGATTCTAAAGTTTCGATTGACAGCTCTTCTTCCACATCACCTTCGCTTGGTTTAGGCCGAGTATTTGCTTTCTCAGATATCAGTGAAGCAACAAATAACTTTGACAAGAAATTGGTTTTGGGGGTGGGTGGATTTGGAATGGTTTATAGAGGAGTTCTAGAAAATGGGAGTGTAGTTGCAGTAAAGCGTGGAAATCCACGGTCTCAACAAGGACTCACAGAATTCCGGACAGAAATTGAGATGCTGTCAAAGATGAGGCATAGACATTTGGTTTCTCTTATAGGCTACTGTGAGGAACTTAATGAGATGATCCTTGTTTATGAATTCATGGCTGGTGGTCCTCTTCGAAAACATTTGTATGGCTCAGATTTTCCTTCACTGACATGGAAACAAAGGCTTGAGATCTGCATAGGAGCTGCAAAAGGATTGCATTACCTTCACACAGGAGCAGCGGAGACTATAATTCACAGAGATGTCAAATCAACCAACATACTTCTTGATGAGAATCTGACTGCTAAAGTGGCTGATTTCGGATTGTCAAAGTTAGGCCCTACTTTGAATCAAACACACGTAAGTACTGCAGTGAAGGGGAGCTTTGGTTATCTTGATCCAGATTACTATCGTCGGCAGCAACTCACTGAGAAGTCAGATGTATACTCATTTGGAGTAGTTTTATTAGAGGTATTATGTGCTAGACCTGCTATAAGCCCTTCACTCCCGAGAGAAGAGGTTAATATAGCTGAATGGGCCATGAACTTTCAAAAGAAAGGAAGATTGGAGAAGATTATGGACCGGAATCTTGTAGGGAGTGTCAATCTTGAATCACTGAGAAAATTTGGTGAAACAGCAGAGAAGTGTTTGCTTGAATATGGGGTTGAGAGGCCAACAATGGGAGATGTGTTATGGAATTTGGAGTATGCTCTTCAACTACAAGAGGCTTCTATACAATTCACCGCTTCAGCTGCAAACAGTGCAAATTACATTTCAGATATTCCAGAATGGCTTCCACAAATTGAAATTGGCAATGGTGATGGTCATGACCACAGTGATCAAGAATCTGATACAACATCAAGTGCAGTGTTTTCAGAGTTGGAGGATCCCAGAGGAAGATAG